The stretch of DNA ACAGGATTACTTAAGCAGACCTCGACCAACATGGTTAGTTGGCAACAGGAACcaagatgaaacaaatatgtTTGCTTACATGAGACCGTACAGACCTTACAGTGTGTACGGGGTGTGTAATTCACACACTGTGAATTACCGACACTTTGGATATAATAGCAAACATACAAGAAGtccaaacaatatttttgttgaaattgcTATTGTGGTGTACTTGAAGAAAACTGTTGAGTCATTATTTTGTCTCAGCATTATAGGCTACAGTATTATATCAGGGCTGCCAGAGAGAAGAGGaaataaaggttttttattaatatcattATTTAAAAGCTACATGTGACCGCTTTGTTTATGGATTCTTTTGTAATTGTAAATTGAGTGAATTTAAACCACAAGCACAGTTATCTAGGTCCTTTATGAGTCCATCTAAAATGTGAGATGTCCCAAGCTTTCCTTGTGCAAGCATAAATGGCAATAAAAGACAGGAGGTGTAAAATGATTTTGCTGCCTGTCAGCAGAAAACTTCTCTCCTGCAAAAATCATCTCATGACATGACCCCCCTATGAAAGACTTGAATCTAGAGTTGTTAGGTCTATTTTAGTtcctaacctgcaaagaatcaaccagagacacaaattacttttctgcagaagatgGGAGCAGAGCCAGACACGGAGAACCGCcgtcaaacactgtctgtgaTCAACTCCGCCGGCTCTTTGTCCCCAACtgctttttattatgattacaaaaaaggaggttgggctttttcacacagtcacacaaagaattgaCCAACGACCTTTACTACAGGAtgttctggaaccttctgtggacatggCCTTACAAGGGCACGAGGCTGACCGTAACCAATCAGTTTCACAGGAAGCTGATAACACATGATTGTGTTAACGTTTCTAGCTTCCAGgcaaaaacatcctaaaaacagttaataatgTACTACAAAAGAGATAAATCAAGTAAACatcaaacagaataataatatgaaaacataacctttaaaataaactcatacgTAAATAAACCTAGAAAATAATTCTTCTAACATGAGTCAATACAGAGCATTTCTTAAGTGTTATCCATTACATGAATGTAACGTTTGCACAAAGTTAATGCCTATGTCTGGTTTGAAGTGAACTCGGTgcttaaaaatcttaaaaatgaaaaggcacttgcatctttttttccacaaaatgaaTGCATTACTTTGAAAATTTAAGGTTGTCGCATTCTGAAACTTATTCACCTTGTGTTGAACAGGGAAGAGCTAAAGGAGCagctggagaagaagaaaaagggatCTCGGGCCCTGGCTGACTTTGAAGACAAAATGAATGAGGTATTGTTGCAGTAACCTCCCAGTGGAGGCCTATCCACAGGCCTACGTGTGCAGGAGCAGTCAGTGGTTTAGACACATCAATCCACTGGTTTCAAATGATCACgaccaaatattttacttgctTCTCTTGTTAATAAATGGATAACTTTAAAGTTGCAATAATGTTCCTTGATCTGCATGAATCATGTCTGTTGTTAACCTTCGTAATGTTGTTTGCAGAGATGGAGGAAAGAACTGGCTAAAAACCGAGAAAAAAGGCTTGGGGACAAAGAACGGGACAAAAAGTCGATGGATAGCGAggacaagaaagacaaaaaagaggTGTGTAATCAGATTTTTGGCTGATGATCCCATTGAATCACGCTTACTCAACTAAGCTCTTCTTTGCTTTTGCACACGCatccagaaaaagaagaaggagaagaagaagtctAGCAGGGTGAGGAGAGACTTCCAGTATTTTGGTTGGCAACTTTACCGCTCTAATCCTCTTCCCTCCCACACACGCATATATACGCGGTTTCCggatttaaaaaatctgacttaATCCACTTAACTACAGTCAATTGTATTGGCTCAAATCTCATGAACCCtgcttttaatgtgttttgctCAAGcattcttcatcttcctcctcatcgAGTTCTGATTCCTCCAGCAGCTCTTCTTCAGAGTCCGAAGACGAGGTAAGTCATGCCTGAGATGTTTAGTAAAAACAGACGTATAATTGAACTATTCAACTTAAAGTCTAATCCTAATCTGCTCCCTGGGATTATAATTGCAACGTTTTACTTGTTGTGATGTCTGTCTAGccaatataaatacatataacaCATCTCACATTAGAATTGTTTATAAGCAGGTACCCTGGTCAGATTGGATTTTAACAACGTCAATAATTGAAAGTGTCGACTTTTTGATTATGTAAATTCAATATGTGTTTGACAGATTAAGAAGCAGTTTCTTCAAAAGTTCATTGGAAATAAAGCGGACTACCATTAATCTAGTCTAATAAGAGCTACAGCTTTTTTTGAGCTGTAGATGTAGACGAGATTAATGCCAGTAATCATTAATCTAGTCTAGGATTTCAATTTTGTCCCAGTTTCAATCCTGCAAACCAGGTGGTCGGCCATTTTGTGACCACTGAACACAAattgaataactttttttgaaaCGAAATTGTATGTATTAACACaggatgaaaagaaaagcataaagaaaaaaCGGAAACGCAAGCGATCTTCAGCCAAGAGACCATCGGACATCTCGGATGACGATTCGGATGCTGAAatcaaggtttttctttttagaatgATTCATTCTGCCCTTTTTAAGGCGCTtaggtaaaaaagaaataaaaaatcttaaaactgtTCTATTTCTTTCTTAAGAAAAGGAAACGAATCAGGGAAGATGGAGAGAAAGACAAGGTAATTTGCCTGAACCATAAAGCTATAGAAGATTTAAAGTCaatgaaacattacaaaaatgaTAGTAAACCTTGCCTCCATCAGGATGAAAAGGAGCGTAAAAGGAAAAGGAAGGCAGAGAGAAGTCACAAAGACTCCTCATCAGAATCGACTGTTAACTCAGATTGGGATGAGGTATTACTTATTGTtgcatttattatattattacagGAACTGACTGACTCAGTTCTACGTGCAGAAttcagtaaaatgtaaatagtattttattattatcatttcaaAACATGTATAAGCATTCAGACATCTTTTTCGTGGTTTAGAGGTTCCTCTATGGCCAAACTGCTAAAGTTCCCCTCACTGTTATTAAACGTTACCGGCAATAATATTTTAGGAGGTTTTGTAGTCAAACATTGATTAACATTTGTTACTTTTATAGGCTGAAcccaagaagaaaaagagaagtagCGAGGAGAGGGAGAAATTCACTGTAAAATTCACTGTAAGCAATTTTAGTTACTatcctccccccaaaaaaatgaaTGTCGTCTTGCTATTATTTTATACATTGGCACTTTAATTC from Xiphophorus maculatus strain JP 163 A chromosome 13, X_maculatus-5.0-male, whole genome shotgun sequence encodes:
- the fam133b gene encoding protein FAM133B gives rise to the protein MGKRDNRVAYINPIAAARAKGPVQNSGPTIQDYLSRPRPTWEELKEQLEKKKKGSRALADFEDKMNERWRKELAKNREKRLGDKERDKKSMDSEDKKDKKEKKKKEKKKSSRHSSSSSSSSSDSSSSSSSESEDEDEKKSIKKKRKRKRSSAKRPSDISDDDSDAEIKKRKRIREDGEKDKDEKERKRKRKAERSHKDSSSESTVNSDWDEAEPKKKKRSSEEREKFTVKFTVKSKKKRKKKHKKHGRKKKKKATSQSDSELD